The proteins below are encoded in one region of Virgibacillus dokdonensis:
- a CDS encoding 6-phospho-alpha-glucosidase, translating to MKQFSITIAGGGSTFTPGIILMLLENLDRFPIKEIKLYDNDEERQGTVAGGCRILLKERAPQIKFVETIDPEEAFSNIDFVMAHIRVGKYAMREKDEKIPLKYGVVGQETCGPGGIAYGMRSIGPVIELVDYMEKYSPDAWFLNYSNPAAIVAEATRLLRPNSKILNICDMPIGIEELMAASIGLSSRKEMEVKYFGLNHFGWWFDIRDKEGNDLMPKIREHVSKHGYVTVDESKQHSDASWNSTFAKAKDVQALDPTTVPNTYLKYYFYPDYVVEQSNPDYTRANEVMDGREKFVFSECQKIIDNQTAEGTELEIDEHASYIVDLARAIAYNSKERMLLIVENNGAISNFEPTAMVEVPCIVGSQGPEPLVMGEIPRFQKGLMEQQVAVEKLVVEAWAEKSYQKLWQALTLSKIVPSAKVAKDLLDDLYEANKVYWPELS from the coding sequence ATGAAACAATTTTCAATTACAATTGCTGGTGGAGGTAGTACATTTACTCCTGGGATTATATTAATGCTCTTAGAAAACTTGGATCGTTTTCCAATTAAAGAAATAAAGCTGTATGATAATGATGAAGAACGTCAAGGAACTGTAGCAGGAGGTTGTAGGATCTTATTAAAAGAAAGAGCTCCACAAATTAAGTTTGTTGAAACAATTGACCCGGAAGAAGCATTTAGTAACATTGATTTTGTCATGGCTCATATCCGTGTTGGTAAATATGCAATGCGTGAAAAAGATGAAAAAATACCACTGAAATATGGTGTTGTCGGTCAAGAAACATGTGGACCAGGTGGAATTGCATATGGTATGCGTTCCATTGGACCAGTTATTGAACTTGTTGATTATATGGAAAAATATTCACCAGATGCATGGTTCTTAAATTATTCAAACCCTGCAGCTATTGTAGCAGAAGCAACGCGTCTTTTACGTCCAAATTCTAAAATATTAAATATATGTGATATGCCAATTGGTATTGAAGAATTAATGGCTGCATCCATTGGACTATCTTCTCGTAAAGAAATGGAAGTGAAATACTTTGGATTAAACCATTTTGGCTGGTGGTTTGATATTCGTGATAAAGAAGGAAACGACCTCATGCCTAAAATTCGCGAGCATGTTTCTAAACATGGTTATGTAACAGTGGATGAGAGTAAACAGCATTCAGATGCTAGTTGGAACAGTACATTTGCTAAAGCAAAAGATGTGCAAGCCCTTGATCCGACAACCGTTCCAAACACGTATTTAAAATATTATTTTTATCCAGATTATGTCGTAGAACAGTCGAATCCAGACTATACACGAGCGAATGAAGTTATGGATGGACGTGAAAAGTTTGTATTCAGTGAATGTCAAAAAATAATTGATAACCAAACAGCAGAAGGAACAGAACTAGAAATTGATGAACATGCTTCTTATATCGTAGATTTAGCTCGTGCAATTGCTTATAATTCAAAAGAACGCATGCTCCTTATTGTTGAAAACAACGGAGCAATAAGTAATTTTGAACCGACAGCGATGGTAGAAGTCCCATGTATCGTTGGTAGCCAAGGTCCTGAGCCACTTGTTATGGGAGAGATTCCTCGTTTTCAAAAAGGGTTAATGGAACAGCAAGTCGCAGTTGAAAAGCTTGTCGTCGAAGCTTGGGCAGAGAAATCATATCAAAAACTATGGCAAGCATTGACTTTATCCAAAATCGTTCCAAGTGCAAAAGTTGCGAAAGATTTACTAGATGATTTATATGAGGCGAATAAAGTATACTGGCCAGAACTATCCTAA
- a CDS encoding MBL fold metallo-hydrolase, translating to MMKNRKNKKRIFIPSLLFGGFLVMNRHKFPQLMFSLLCGVKPFGLIKKEEIKLDDHVKWFNDYYTINYIDGKTIAIGEPRYYQSNVNYLILGDKQALLLDTGPGIRNIKPVVESLTSLPITVMNSHFHYDHVGNHEKFSDIKLTENQIEKQIVKEDTLIPRKYSFVGQLEGFAPPKIKFKEILKEGTFIDLGNRQLEIIFTPGHSNDSISLYDKELNQLFVGDLIYHGPILAATLIPGVDIKKYLSSTKKLISKTNADTLLFGGHTLDVNHPSIQQHNLIDLKMFLERNERSRVLPKKQKINDKVDILY from the coding sequence ATGATGAAAAATAGAAAAAACAAAAAAAGAATATTTATTCCTTCACTACTTTTTGGTGGATTTTTAGTCATGAATAGGCATAAATTCCCTCAGTTAATGTTTTCTCTTCTTTGCGGTGTAAAACCTTTTGGATTAATTAAAAAAGAAGAAATAAAATTAGATGATCATGTAAAATGGTTTAACGATTATTATACAATCAATTATATAGATGGAAAAACGATTGCCATTGGTGAGCCTAGGTATTATCAAAGCAATGTTAACTATTTAATATTAGGAGACAAGCAAGCGTTACTATTAGATACTGGGCCAGGGATTCGGAATATTAAACCTGTAGTAGAAAGCTTAACATCGCTACCTATAACTGTAATGAATTCGCATTTTCACTATGATCATGTGGGAAACCATGAAAAATTTAGTGACATTAAATTAACAGAGAACCAAATAGAAAAACAAATAGTAAAAGAAGATACTTTAATACCTCGTAAATATTCATTTGTGGGACAATTAGAAGGATTTGCTCCTCCTAAGATAAAATTTAAAGAAATTTTAAAAGAAGGTACTTTCATTGATCTTGGAAATAGACAGCTAGAAATTATTTTTACACCGGGACATAGCAATGATTCTATCTCTTTATATGACAAAGAATTAAATCAATTATTTGTAGGTGATCTTATTTACCATGGCCCAATCTTGGCTGCTACATTAATCCCTGGTGTAGATATAAAGAAATATCTTTCTTCAACCAAAAAATTAATTAGCAAAACAAACGCTGATACCTTATTGTTTGGTGGTCATACATTAGATGTAAATCATCCATCTATTCAACAACATAACTTAATAGATCTCAAAATGTTTTTAGAAAGGAATGAAAGAAGCAGGGTATTACCTAAAAAACAAAAAATTAACGATAAAGTAGATATCCTTTACTAA
- a CDS encoding TetR/AcrR family transcriptional regulator, producing the protein MSKGEQTKKKILENGLILFSTKGYEQTSLKDIASEVSIKAPAIYAHFANKKVLFESIFEKVITDYIEHLTDRISTIQKSSTKEQLYELLVGTNIFFYENKHIGLFMKKYSLSPPESINPITQKKMQTLTNNIEVILCSFLEETPDRQFIETNKIIDTFFSLLDGSFFYLENFSKQDFYIRMNNIWEVFWKGIQK; encoded by the coding sequence GTGAGTAAAGGGGAACAAACAAAAAAGAAAATTCTGGAGAATGGTCTAATATTATTTTCTACTAAAGGTTATGAACAAACTTCCCTAAAAGACATTGCTTCAGAAGTATCCATAAAAGCGCCTGCAATTTATGCTCATTTTGCTAACAAAAAAGTACTGTTTGAAAGCATATTTGAAAAAGTAATCACAGATTATATTGAACATCTAACCGACCGTATATCTACTATTCAGAAATCATCTACAAAAGAACAACTCTATGAACTTTTAGTTGGGACTAACATTTTTTTTTATGAGAATAAGCATATAGGACTCTTTATGAAAAAGTATAGCCTTTCACCACCTGAAAGCATCAATCCTATAACTCAAAAAAAAATGCAAACACTAACCAACAATATTGAAGTTATATTATGTTCATTTCTTGAGGAAACCCCAGATCGACAATTTATTGAAACAAATAAAATAATAGATACATTCTTTTCTTTGCTTGACGGTAGCTTCTTCTATTTAGAAAATTTTTCCAAACAAGATTTTTATATTAGAATGAATAATATTTGGGAGGTGTTTTGGAAAGGAATTCAAAAATAA
- a CDS encoding N-acetylmuramoyl-L-alanine amidase family protein has product MKRKQIIMLIILSLLFILLAACGDNDSAEGKTKTVGETEQETLNATTDSGELSGHTVMIDPGHGGRDPGSIGINDIYEKDLVTNTTKPIEKALREAGANVIMTRKEDAKIPLKERRSMSNEAMPDAFISIHYNSFEDSSVGGFHTYYYSQEKEYRLAQSIHQSLGNSISLKDRGILEDSYAVLRNNEVPAILLELGFMSNPEELAVIQSDEYSQTVAEAIVRGLKNYFETNENVSS; this is encoded by the coding sequence ATGAAGCGAAAGCAAATAATCATGTTAATTATATTATCTCTGTTATTCATTTTATTAGCAGCATGTGGAGATAATGACTCTGCGGAAGGCAAGACGAAGACAGTAGGTGAAACAGAACAAGAAACCTTAAATGCTACAACGGATTCAGGAGAATTGAGCGGGCATACAGTAATGATTGACCCTGGACATGGGGGAAGAGATCCTGGTTCAATTGGAATTAATGACATATATGAAAAAGATTTAGTTACAAATACAACAAAACCGATAGAAAAAGCGTTACGTGAAGCTGGAGCTAATGTTATAATGACTAGGAAAGAAGATGCAAAAATACCGTTAAAAGAAAGAAGAAGCATGAGTAATGAAGCAATGCCGGACGCTTTTATCAGTATTCATTACAATTCATTTGAGGATTCTAGCGTAGGTGGCTTTCATACGTATTATTATTCTCAGGAAAAAGAATATCGATTGGCACAGAGCATCCATCAGTCCCTGGGTAATTCCATCTCATTAAAGGATAGAGGGATACTAGAAGATAGCTATGCTGTATTAAGAAACAATGAAGTACCAGCAATTCTTTTAGAACTAGGTTTTATGAGTAACCCCGAAGAATTAGCAGTTATTCAGTCTGATGAATACAGTCAAACGGTGGCAGAAGCAATTGTACGTGGGTTAAAGAATTACTTTGAAACAAATGAAAATGTTTCAAGCTAG
- a CDS encoding D-alanyl-D-alanine carboxypeptidase family protein, which translates to MKRKHIISFIVLLFVLVFTSACGNDDKEQQADKQSKAEDNTENTMEELQLPEAALQKLDSGEDVKALQLALKEIGYDIKDNGDFDAATVWAITDLQMQKDLPLTGIYEEETAEVVKQLVEDGSHDFEPGKKLPAKAEPATTDSGTNVIANPYEQLVLVNKENALPADYTPVDLVVPDINYPFTEDLPKKKVRKIAATAIEDLFAAADKAGLELFAQSGYRSYDRQETVFASNVQSLGEEQANQVSARPGESEHQTGLTMDVTSRDMGFQLNEDFANTDEGKWLAENAAEYGFIIRFPKGKEEITQYQYEPWHIRYVGKKAAKEITENELTLEEYLTAE; encoded by the coding sequence ATGAAACGGAAACATATTATCAGCTTTATCGTTTTATTATTCGTATTAGTATTTACATCAGCATGTGGAAATGACGATAAAGAACAACAAGCAGATAAGCAGTCCAAAGCCGAGGATAACACAGAAAATACAATGGAGGAATTACAACTTCCTGAAGCGGCTTTGCAAAAATTAGATAGCGGAGAAGATGTTAAGGCATTACAGCTTGCTTTAAAAGAAATTGGCTATGATATAAAAGATAATGGTGATTTTGATGCAGCTACAGTATGGGCAATTACTGATTTACAAATGCAGAAAGATTTACCTTTGACTGGTATATATGAAGAAGAAACAGCAGAGGTAGTTAAGCAATTGGTTGAAGATGGAAGTCATGATTTTGAACCTGGAAAAAAACTACCTGCAAAAGCAGAGCCTGCTACAACAGATAGCGGCACTAATGTAATTGCAAATCCGTATGAACAATTGGTGTTAGTAAATAAGGAAAATGCATTACCAGCAGATTATACACCTGTTGATTTAGTGGTACCCGACATAAATTATCCTTTTACAGAAGATTTACCGAAAAAGAAAGTGCGTAAAATTGCAGCTACAGCAATTGAAGATTTGTTTGCCGCTGCAGATAAGGCGGGGCTAGAGTTGTTTGCTCAATCTGGGTATCGTTCTTATGATCGCCAAGAAACAGTATTTGCATCTAATGTCCAATCGTTAGGAGAAGAACAAGCTAACCAAGTAAGTGCTCGACCAGGTGAAAGTGAGCATCAGACAGGTTTAACGATGGATGTGACGAGTAGAGATATGGGTTTCCAATTAAATGAGGACTTTGCTAATACAGATGAAGGTAAATGGTTAGCGGAAAATGCCGCTGAATATGGTTTTATTATTCGCTTTCCTAAAGGAAAAGAAGAGATTACGCAATATCAATATGAGCCATGGCATATTCGTTATGTAGGTAAGAAGGCTGCTAAAGAAATAACAGAGAATGAATTAACATTAGAAGAATATTTGACAGCAGAATAA